In Carya illinoinensis cultivar Pawnee chromosome 9, C.illinoinensisPawnee_v1, whole genome shotgun sequence, the following are encoded in one genomic region:
- the LOC122277411 gene encoding disease resistance protein RGA5-like, with the protein MKQKIVVKVQMYCQKCHTKALKVAAAINGVDSLTLGAEKDGAEKDRVVVIGNGVDAVKLATSLKKKLDRPAQIISVEVVKES; encoded by the exons ATGAAG CAAAAGATTGTGGTGAAGGTGCAGATGTATTGTCAAAAATGTCACACAAAGGCACTCAAGGTCGCAGCTGCTATAAATG GCGTGGATTCTTTGACCTTAGGAGCGGAGAAAGATGGAGCGGAGAAAGATAGAGTGGTGGTGATTGGGAATGGAGTTGATGCTGTAAAGTTGGCTACAAGTCTGAAAAAGAAACTGGATCGGCCGGCCCAGATTATCAGTGTGGAAGTGGTGAAAGAAAGCTAA